The Nicotiana tomentosiformis chromosome 2, ASM39032v3, whole genome shotgun sequence genome includes the window TCAATTAAGCAACCAACCAAATTCAAGCAATTTTTCTCCATTTATGCAACCCAGCAATGCACACCCACCACCTACAAATAGAAGGAGGCCCTATAGAAGCGAAGTTTATCCTCAGGACCAAACAGTAGTACACAAAATTGCATTCCCATAATAGAATGATCTATACACCAAGATTTGGAAAGTGAGAGACATGATATCCAGAGGACTTGATGCACCATAAAAAGAAAACTGTAGCAATATCATAACTTCAAAATGGAAGAACCAGAGGAGTATTAAATAGCAGGAGCCCAGCATGAATATCATGAAGAAACTGTTACCTGATATAACAAACATTCCTTCTGGGCTGAAAGATGCCTCCAATGTTGAACTACTTGAAACAGGCTGCACATTATATGTTGATAACTGCAGGAAACAGGGTAAAAGCATAATCTATTTAGTGACAATAGTATGGAAAAAATCCAAATGCTCCTCTGAACTCAAGGGTGGAAACAACTCACAAGTGTGCCACGAAACGAATCAAGCACATGAATATGCCCATCCGTAGTTGTCAAAAGCACAAGTCTCCCATCATTACTGAACTTAACGATGTTAGCATCAGACAAATCTCCTCCAACAGAGAAAATTTCAAAAGGCCCCTTCAAAGAGTAAAcattttttttctcaaaaaagAGTAAACTTTTAACAAATTAATGAAAGCAAAAGATGAAATTGACAAATATTATGCATATGAGCATATCAAATAGTAATTCATTTTCATGTATCAGATGCAAAACCTTTTCATAATTGCGTGCATCAAACATCCTTATATATCCTCCAAAAGCAATAGCAAAGACAAGTCCTTGCTCATCAATGGCAGTAGCTGGTCTTCCTTGCACTCGAAGAAGGCCCTAAGAACAGTAAACTTAGCAATTAATCAGATAAATGAAAAGAACATTTGGTAAGGACAAATAATGTCAATGAGGTGAGGTCTTTACCTGGCATTTATCAGCTCTTTGATCCCAAAGTAGAACAGATCGATCAAGCGAGCCAGAGATAAAATACTCCTTCCTAGAGCATAAGCTAAGAGACACAACCCTGCAAAAGACAAATACAGACCTCACTTTAGGATTGATATTCATTGGAAATCATATAAAAGTTGATACTGCTGAGAACTATGCCTGTCACGATGACCCTTGAAATACCGCAAGTACTTGTTGTCATGCAATGAAAGAAGCCGTAGAGATTCTGAAACAGTCCATCAAACAAATTAGTAATTCACTTGTTCTGCTTTGCAAGGATTATGCACTTATATTAAAGTATGCCCATACCATCCCAACCATTCTTGGAGGAGTATATAACAGTTGTAGGATGGGAAGTGAAGCTAACCAGATCAACCCCGTACTTTTTGCTGTTAATAGTCTTCAAACATCTGCAGTGACAGATAAATCACATAGCACCTCCAATAACATCGGAAGAAGGCAACAGCAAGATGACATTTCAGAAAAAGAATACATATCTTATGATAATACAAAATGTGGGAGAAGAAGAAGAGCATTTTGCCAAGTTCCTATGAGAAACCACCTTTTTGATAGAAAAGAGTTCCTATGAGAAGCCAATGTGGTTACTATTGATAGGAAAGTTTAAGTTTTAACGCTTGAAAGATTTTTCCGAGTACTTAGGCACATTATATTGCACCATCAACTCTTCTTTTCATGGACCTTAATTAACATCGAtgttattaatttaaaaaataatagtttATCCATGCAGGCGTTCTGACATGACCTTTTTTTTGGCCAAACTGATATATCCACTAATTTAGTTCGTCTTAAAAGCTAAATAAAAAAGGGTGACTTCAAATCGCAACTGGAAATAACTATAACAATAACTACGCCTTATTCCCAAGCAAGTTCGAGTCAGCTATATGAATTCTTACTACCATGTTGCTCCATTTAACTCCATCCAGAACCAATATTATACCAACTGGAAATGACTAATAGCTGCAAAAGGAATTTAAATAATTACTGGGTGCAGCagcactttttttcttttttggcaaCCAATACGCCATTTTATTGAACATTGCTCTTTTTGGGCAGAGAAGGAATATTAGAACATCTTTAACTTTTCTAATGCATCGCTTATTCAGAAACTGAAAGATCTGAACCACAGCCTACCAAGAGAAccaaaaaacaacaacaaataaagTATGAACTATTTAAATAATTACATTGCCTATAAAGTAAAAGAAAGATGCTTACGTTGCATTTGCAACATCATATAGACGAATGGACTCATCATCACTGGCCGTCACCAGATAATTTGATGTTTTATGAAAATCCATTGAACTGATCCTACCACTCTgcatgtaggcaaaatctatgtcAATATTTCTAAAATGATTTCACAGTCTAGACACTCTAGTTAAGAAAAACAGCATGTTTCACCAAATAGGATATTCTTAGTGACGAGTCCAACTGATAGGAGATAAAAAAATTGTATGCAATTCTAAATACATCATATGATTCTAACTAGAAAAGTTGCACGGTGATCAATCATAGCTCTTGAAAGTTAGTTAATACTACCATTAGTCAATCTTTCTAAACACAAAGATAGACCAGAATATGCATTAACTAACAAATAAGGATCATGTGACTACAATATCTAGGGCTTGTTCTGTTTGTTgtatagaaaaaaataaaaatccccAGTATAAACTTCTATACTATTAGTACAATGATTGGTTTTCAGTATAAAACTCTAACTACTACTACAACTCtaatttttcctaataaggtaAAAGTTTTTACAACTCTAAATGACTATGTAATACAGAGTTTAGCTTCTTAAGAAAAAAAGAAGGTTCTGAATAAAACTCTATATACCTAATATTTACATAACTTATATCGTAACCTATATATTATTTTGTACCGGTAGAATGCGgaataagaatatgtgtattagCCATACAAGGATTAGGTAATTTGTCATTTCTGCATAACGATCCATGTATTATTATTCATCACACCAAAACAACCCCTATAGCATAACACCTACAATACATAACTCGTCCATGAATCAAACGACCCCTTAATGTAAGAGCTGAACGGGTCTTAATACTTGTCAAATAGAACCAATCCTTTGTGTGCCTATGTATATTTCTTTCCCAAAAAATTGAGCAATGGATCTGTTTATTTCACTAGCAAGTTCTCCAACTACGTTAACAACCACTAATgtaatttaacttttaaaaaGAAGGTGTATAATGCTCTTATGTATTAGCACTCATCAAAAATCACAAATGATGATAAAACAACTGCTTTAAACcaattaaaatttaaatttagcTTAGAGAAACAAGATTTTCCCAACTTAAAGGTCAAGCAGCGGTCCGGCTAAGGTTGTCCTACTGGATTTGGAAGTTACATAAACAAAGAGTGCAATTACAATCTACTGCTACTCTTTCTGAACCTAATATTGTACTTTAAGTAATTAACAAGCACCAGTATGAACAATAATACAAAGAAAGGTACAAAAAAACGAGGACATATTTTCAGCTTTTAAGAACTTCAGTTTCCTGTAGCTTATGAAATGCTTAAACAAAGAGTTATAGAAAACGTACATAGTCGCGAAACGTCATGCCGACTTCCATGCTCTGTAAGATTTCTTCAGTGATCTCTAGTGAGACCTTGTCTTCTCTCTCAGGTTGTCCACCTGAGTATAATTTGCAATTGCCAacaagcaaaagaaaaataaaacgaaTTAACACAAGGAGAACTCAAATTGCTTCTGCTTCACATTTTATACCCTACCTGCCATGGTTGCTCTTCAATAACTAGAGAGGCAGATTCTATTGCTTCTGCACTACCGACGACGGAAGTTTTCAACTGAGAACGCCTGCGAAGAGATGTCGCGCTTTTCTCTAGGATAACTCAGGATCCGCTAGAATTGGGCCGTTTTAGATACTTGGGGCACCTTTGGTAAAAATAGTATGGCCTAGCCACTTTCAAGAACAAAGTGCACATATATCAATTTTATGATATTAAGCTAGCATTTGGTCATATAattctaaatttattttaaaaattttgatttggttaaagtttggtttgaagatgaaaatctgTTTGaacataattttttaaaatatattttacttttttaaaaaatatatatataaaatgtgacttctaacttctaaaaactatcaaaaatatccaacaaTACCAAACAAATAAACTTGTTAATCATGTATATGTAGAACCTTTATTGATGCCATTCATTATCATTAAACCataaccatagtcctgaacatagatAAGTTTGGCACAAATTTATCTTTTTATAATTAACTACATAATACACTATCCTAAAAATCATAACCTGATATTTTAATATCAACTGTTAATAACATAATTACTAGCCACTATAATCCGTCAAATTGCAATAATATTACAAGATCCATCAGTCCAAAAGTAATGATAGTAATTAGCTGGTGGATTAGTTGGTTCATAATAGATTGTGAgcttttttataaaatacaaaagtttggagtaatttttataattctttaaaaaaatcaaacaataatattttgggccaaaaataGGTCTAGAGCTAGTTTTGggatttaaaaattttattttcaaaatctgCCAAAACATGGATAAAATTTATAAACAAACATATTTTGCCAAAAAAaattggcaaaatctatggccaaacggggaCTAAAATTATAACCAAAGtttctaaatttttaaaatttaaccaCTTAAAATTAACTTCAGACTCATGCTATCATAGCCGAAGTTTTTGAATTTGTACAAATTTAATCGCTTTAAATTAACTTCACACTCATGCAATCATAGATGAAGTTTCAAAATTTGTACAAATTTAATcgctttaaattaatttcagaGTCACACGTTTAAAGTTCAGAGAtattttttacccaaatccttttttCACACATCTAGTATATTGAAACAAGATGTTCACAATGTAAAGAGTCGCATTgcaggcatataaattttattggaattaaatccgtaaaataatttggactatattttaaattcaagatatattagttcaaataaattcattgggctaatataattggattagttATATATGTCCAACATATAAGGATtgaataaataagtcttaatccaatGGGTCAACCCATTTAATtaggctaaagtgatgagcccacttcattaagcccaaaatGACATCCTCCTGGAGgtccagtttggtgccacgtgtcaaataaCGTGGCGCGCCAAATCAAACGAAACAACCAATAGGATCATAccacatgtcaaaatgacaaggcatgccaaatcacattaaaaggccaatgaaatcgcgtcacgtgtgcaagtgacatgttctggccaatcaaatgcggccttgtcacacttcaatttgattggtcggaaagagtttgttcttatcataactcttccctcccacaactataaataggggtcttcataactcagaaaagaccagaagttataacaagaagcaagagggagctcgtggatcaaacgttacagatttctctaaaagttacaagcattcaagtgttctaaggattaaaagatcaagacgaagattcaagaaTAAGCTGCAAGCCCTTGGATAAAAAATACATCAAGATCAAGATCATACctcaagcacttggattaaaataaaataaaattcaagattgaGCTCGAAGGCTCTTTTATTTACTGTtgaaaagtagaatcagaggaaacatagagattgtaacactcaaatatttgaaataaaatactacgattgttgcaatatttttcggtcttgattttattttcttcacACAATTTATTGTCTATAAATTCTGGCACGCCCgatgggacaatctctacctctcatctcaacttttcaatcaccaaagttcaagaacattgaaatggcttcaaagaaaatcaactctaGTTCAACTTCTaccaaggctgctaattccagATTCTATgttgatgtggaaagcatcctcgatgaTACCTTTGAAAGCTTTGGACCAGTTAtgaggagcaaagcaagctcgttaggacaacaagcaccccaagtgtcgtccgcatcaactcctattttcggatcttcatcctcaaaaggagcaagatcttccacaaacgtactcgaaggaggaagcgatgttgctgaaaagatcaagaaaattcttgttctgcttgacctctccggatccaagcACTCTGCTGTGAAGGAAAGTGATGATGCTTTAAGTGATGGATCATCCCCACTTACTCCACATAGCGTGAGCCAATCGAGGATCAATCTGTGTGATAATCCATATTACTCTCTATCGTCCAcgacaatcatgcaagccatAGTGACTAACACTTCATCTGTGGaggagcagttggcaaacttgacaGAAGCAATCGTTGGCTTGACctagtgcatgcaaaatcaagatactagaatcgacaagctaacagatagggtgggaatcttgatggaataAGAATCTACCCACGCACCTGGCAAGCTCCCAGAAGTTCCAGAGAGTGATTCACCCCAAGACAAGTAGCATCCACTAAGGCTATCCCTGTCTcatctgaagggatgattccaatcgatcAACTGAAGGAGTTCATCGAAggaaccattaagaacaagtatgaaGTTGCTACCAAGTCCTCCCTTACATAAGCAAAGCCGTACACTgcaaggatcgatatgttgaagatgcttgctggctatcaacctccataagtttcaacagtttgatggtaaaggaaatccaaagcaacatgtggcgcacttcgttgagacatgcaacaacgctgggacttatggagattatcTTGTCAAACAGTTTGTCTGCTCGCTAAAAGAAAATGCTTTTGATAGGTATACAGACCTCAAAGCAAGATCTAttgatagctgggatcaactagagcaagagttcctcaatcTCTTTTATAGTACAAGGCGCATTGTGAGCATGGTGGAACTCACAAATACTCATCAACGGAAGGGTAAACTAGTTATCGAatttatcaatcgttggaggaatgcaagcctcaactacAAAGACAAGCTTAGTGAAGCTTCgggcatagagatgtgcatccaaggcatgcattagggattgcgctacatcttgcaaggtatcaagcctagcacatttgaagaacttgcaactcgtgcccatgacatggaattgagcATGGCCTCTGCTGGAAATGAAAGGCTGCTTATCTATGAACCTCACAAGgggaacgacaagcaagaagtcaggaaGTGGGGCAAGTTCGTACCTAAGCctgaaaacaaagaagctatgaatgtcaacacatcacatGTAAAGTTCACgacgaaggtgagcaagaagcagagtatgaaatccacttcttttaaagataagccaagtggaaagttgactctaaaagaaatgcaagagaaagagtacccatttctggattctgataTGCCAgctatttttgaagaactcctcgagttaaatctcattaagcttccggagatgaagcgaccaaatgaagctgggaaaacaaatgacccaaattactgcaaataccatcgactTGTGAGCCACCCTCTAGAGAAGTGATTTGTCTTCAAGGaaaaagttatggacttggctcgcgaaaagaagatcatgcttgaagatgagaaagcaagcgcaaaccaagtctctatcacctttggctcattcagtccgGACGAATTATGTtattttaaagaaagtaaagataaAGAATTACTGGAGAACGAAAAAGCTGAAGTCAATCaacctgatgatgatgaaggttggacgttggtgactcgtcGTAGGCACCACAGAAGGAGCCCACAAAAAGAATCagtagaacaaccaacaaggaaaatgatggtaaaaagacCAAGGAGATGGAATCTGATTAAGCActtaaagaaagcaaaagtggaggtgcaccactCTCAAAAGCCACGAaatccagtgaccttggaggagtttTTACCAAGTTGGTTCTGCATGAAGATTTCGTATGGGGGTATCGATGCCTCTTGTTGCCACGCTGACGAagggaaagaaaagagtgatgacctaccgttggcaccatcttcggaaaagctcatcgagtccactcctcaagaagttaatgcttgtgaggaaaaagtcacgttcacaaatgacgatcttctgctaggtgacactcttcataaccgCCCATTGTACCTGGTTGTCTATATGtgtgatgaaagggtaaatcgaattttggttgatggaggatcctcagtgaatattttgccaattcgcactgtgaaagaacttggtattcccatgaacgaactctcaaaaagtcgtgtgatgatccaaggattcaaccaagggggcTAAAGAGCCATAGGGGCGATCAGGCtgggaatcaccattgaagatatgcaatcaagtacATGGTTGtatgtgatcgatgcaaagacttcatacaacatcttgcttggaaggccttggatacatgagaataaagtggctccatctacctaccatcaatgtttgaaatACTACGAAGGTGAAGTCGAAAAGAAGATAATTGCTGATGACGAGCCATTCACAGAGGTTGAGTCACACTtcgccgatgcaaagttctacttgaagaaccgcattgtAAAGGAGCTAAAAACTGATGATGTCATGAATGACAAGGATGGCGAGTCCATGACTAAGAGACTTGAGGTGGTTGCCGACAAAACCAAAGCTGTTGCCGAGAAGGTACACCCCAACCCAAATAAGACTCATAAAGGGAACATTGTGTCTCACGGCAAGAAAGTAACTCATCTGCTCCAATACGTccctaaaaagaagaaagatgaaggtaaatcatctaatctccaaactaacatgctaaaggggTTAACTCTTCCGGTCAaacgaattgaggcagtaaaggCGTCCTCAATACCGCTTGCAGGGTTTGTAGCCCAAAATCGTTTGCAGAATGTGAGCACTCCCTACAAAGCGaacagatgaaggttttgatcTTAATGTTTACAGGTTATTCgcaaaagctggatacaatcccaatgagccgtcaaagttagggaagctcccatcagAAGATGCGAGAGGAaaccacgtgaaggtttgggatacaagcaaccATCACCGGTGCGCATCTCTATAAGAAGGGCGAGCAGCAATTATATCATTGTAGAAGACGAATCTGTCGCTTCTAACAGGCCTTCagtctttgatcgacttggaaaatcaactgtgagaacttctgtatttgagagattgtgtccattaaagaaggggaatAAGTTCCATAGAAATTATTGAAATACAAAAATAGCCGCTTTGCCCAAAATTCAGAAGAtctctaaagatttccaaagtttggttccttctagaatgaagcGACAAACAAAAGTCATAGTTTCGTGTGATGAGGTATTGAAGGTGAAGCCATACACTGTGGTCTACACTAAAGAAcgtgatgaagacgaagaaaatgtaggttcttcgtatcatgttactgcacaaggcgagcatggtgttttatctctaatggaggatgacgagaaattggacgatgtttcaccgtgttatcacatatctttcaacgatggggaccctcaagaagatgaaaaTGCGGAAAATGCTCCCTCGgaacttgaagaaggggtgaaggTAACGATTGATGTCTTAAAAGAAGTTAACTCTGGCACTGATGAAGAACCAAGACCCATCTACCTAAGAGCTTTActagaagttgatgaagaaagcacttatattgagttactcaaggagtttagggatgtctttgcttggagttacaaagaaatgcctggcttggaccctaaagtagcagtccatcaccttgcagtcaagaatggcgctcgtcctgttaagcaagctcaaaggcgctttaggccggacttggttcccCTTATCAAAAtcgaagttaacaaactcattgaagctggatttattcgggaagttaaatacccaacatgggtttcaagtattgtccctgtaagaaaaaaaagaatggctagattcgagtatgcgttgacttcagggatctcaactatgcatgtcccaaagatgaattcccgctccctattccagagctgatgatcgatgctactactggTTACGAGGCAATATCTTTCATAGACGGTTCatcaggctataaccaaatttgcatggcaccaaaagatgaagagcttactgcattccgcACCCCCAAAGGTATTTATTGCTACAGGGTAATGCCTTTTGACTTAAAGAATATTGGTGCTACTTATcaaagggctatgcagaatatttttgacGACCTTCTACACAAAAATGTCGAATACTATGTGGACGACTTagtggtaaaatcaagaaagagaggtgaccacttgaaagacttgagaatggtgtttaaGTTActccggaggtaccaacttaggatgaatccattgaaatgcgcCTTTGGGGTTACTTTCgaaaagttccttggtttcattgtccgacatcAAGGGATtaaaattgatcaagccaaagtagatgcaatcttgaaaatgcctgagcctcgggatattcacgaattgaaaagtctacaaggaaagttagcgtaccttaggagattcatctcaaacctagctggaaggtgccaaccattcagtcaTCTTATAaagaaaggtgtccctttcaaatgggaccaagcgtgtagcaatgcctgtgagagcattaaatcctacttgatgaagcctccggttttagcagcccctatacttggaaagccgttgatactatatatttcagcacaagaaaggtctgttggaacgttgttggcccaagaaaatagtgaggggaaagaaaactctctttactacttgagcaggatgatgacactAAACGAACTAaattattcgccaattgaaaagttatgtttgacgctagtcttctcaattcaaaagttgaagtACTACTTTTAAGCTCATGTTGTTCGTCTTGTTTCTaaagcaaatcccatcaagttcgtgatgtcaaaacttgttcttagtgatcgactagcgagatggtacctccaatttcaacaattcgagattttgtacatccctcaaaaggctgTAAAAGGATAAGCATTGgcagacttcttggcagatcatCCGATACCTGATGACTGGGAGCTAACTGACGAACTACTTGATGAGGACGCAATGGTCGTTGAAGTTCAACCTtgatggaagatgtactttgatggtgatGCGCATCGTGTAGGAGCTGGTGCTggtgtagtatttgtcacttctcaaggtgaagttctGCCCTACTCTTTTACGTTGACGCAACTCTGCTCTAACAACATTGTTGAGTATCAAgcactaatacttgggcttgaaatggctgtcgAAATAAAGTGGTTGCAATTGTAAGTCTTTGGTGATTCTCAGTTAGTGGTCAATCAACTTctaggtagttacgaggtcaagaagcctgaactacgcccatatcatgattacGCTAAAAATTTAATAGGGTGGCTAAGTGATGTGACTATTCAGcatgtgccaaggaaagaaaataagaagactAATGCTTTAGCTACCCTAGCTTCGTCGTTAACCCTGCCTaatcaagcgcaagttactgtttgccaaaaatgggtagcaccgccgccaaatgaggctgaaggtgaagaaaatgaactcaagcatcttgtcACTATTTCTGaagttgagaaagaagaatggcgacaacccattatcgactacttatgctatgggatacttccagaaaatccgaggagaaggactgaaattcgtcgtcgtgcacctcgcttcctttactacaaagatactctatacagaaggtcattcgagggagtactctagcgatgcttaggggaagaagaagcactccaagctttgcaagaggcacattgtggggtatgtgggtcacaccagtctggaccaaagctccacttccatataaaaatgatgggatattattggccaatgatggtaaaagattgcttggactacgctcgaagatgcaaggcttgtcaattccatgcaaattttattcatcaacctctTGAAGTGTTGCACCCGACTGTGGCATCCTGACAGTTTGATgcttggggattggatgttgttggactactgccaaagtcctctggtgggcacttgtacatcttggctgcaactgactacttctcaaaatgggctgaagcTGTTACTCTTAAGGAGGTAAAGAAGAAAAATGTTacaagtttcatccgagtaaacataatctatcACTTTGGCATTTctcgttacataataacggataatggaaagccatttgataataggttgatgaacaagatttgtgatctctttggcttcaagcaacgtaactcttcGATGTACAATACTGTcgccaatggtctagctgaggcattcaacaaaactctatgcaacttgttaaagaaagtcatctccaaatccaaacgagatTGGAATGGCCGTATGGAAGAAGCTTTATGGGCATATAGGACAACTCACTGCACGCCAACACAAGCAACCCCTTATGCACTCGTTTATGGAGTTGAAGCCATCTTTCCACTCGAGCGTtaaataccttcattacgattAGCTATTCAAGAAGGCATCACGGATGAAGAAAAGGCTTGACTTtgattagcagagttggaggctcttgatgagaaaaGGTTGTAAGCTCAACAGAgccttgaatgttatcaagctcgattgtctcgcaccttcaataaaagagtccgcctaagatcctttcaagtaggagatcaagtccttgccataagaagacccattattacttcccataaacttgtagggaagttcacttcaaaatggaatgggccatatgtcgtgcaagaagcttattcaagtggggcttacaagctggttgatatagatggcatgagaatcggccctatAAATGGCAAGTTTTtaaagaagtattatccttgaaatTGTAACACTCCTTGACGCCTGAGCCTAAATTGCAGGTTCCTACACTCCTGGCTCACATGAGTCTAAATTGTGTACGACCCACCACAAAAAAAAAGAGTCCGCTAGGttaaaaacctcgaaagaggcggcctaggtaaaagttaggacataaaaaaaatcgcccattctgaactacggtataACTTGATTCTCTTCACaaaggtacgtaggcagcttagaatttcattctgagttcagtcgcataagttcaaaagatacataatcCCCCAATCGTAGTCCAAATGAAGTACGGTGGATTGTAATCCATTCAACCAGCACTTGAAAATCAAGCTGAGATACCATTCTTCTGTTAAACTTTGAatcccatttgat containing:
- the LOC104085138 gene encoding protein ANTHESIS POMOTING FACTOR 1, whose amino-acid sequence is MAGGQPEREDKVSLEITEEILQSMEVGMTFRDYSGRISSMDFHKTSNYLVTASDDESIRLYDVANATCLKTINSKKYGVDLVSFTSHPTTVIYSSKNGWDESLRLLSLHDNKYLRYFKGHRDRVVSLSLCSRKEYFISGSLDRSVLLWDQRADKCQGLLRVQGRPATAIDEQGLVFAIAFGGYIRMFDARNYEKGPFEIFSVGGDLSDANIVKFSNDGRLVLLTTTDGHIHVLDSFRGTLLSTYNVQPVSSSSTLEASFSPEGMFVISGSGDGSVYAWSVRSGKEVASWMSTDTEPPMIKWAPGSLMFVTGSSELSFWIPDLSKLGAYVGRK